From Ipomoea triloba cultivar NCNSP0323 chromosome 5, ASM357664v1, the proteins below share one genomic window:
- the LOC116020955 gene encoding LEAF RUST 10 DISEASE-RESISTANCE LOCUS RECEPTOR-LIKE PROTEIN KINASE-like 1.3 isoform X1 codes for MNSQSLPWLSFLPLLPILQFLILMPQFPRGSSYPDYSDIYYQSCGNMFKCGDISNVGYPFRNYNDPPYCGYPGFELSCNGRNTTIDIMNETYRVLEINQASKTMKIVREDIMEGNCPQEFNTTLDNSLFEYTTTYINLTFLYDCHGGINNIPGIATIPCGDSNDAYLLPAGTGVSVNCSSSVIVPVPVVVGVGYGGSVDSALLMKTLKEGQEIRWKMDSKACDDCTKSKGRCGYNTNQTTCYCPSPPYISDTCSVSIPAASPASPDNSKSSNKKPLGIGLGIAGAVLAGVGIGWLIFRQKRRRVAVVQTLEHEQVLPAQTKNKGLPTPPSSNSLSSDPSPRFMRSIPSYPSSGSVALFGRDSYYFGAQIFTYAELEEATNNFDQTRELGDGGFGTVFYGKLPDGRVVAVKRLYENNFKRVEQFMNEVEILTKLRHDNLVVLYGCTSKQSRDLLLVYEYIPNGTVADHLHGKRAKSGLLSWPIRLKIAIETADALAFLHKKEIIHRDVKTNNILLDNDFHVKVADFGLSRLFPTNVTHVSTAPQGTPGYVDPEYYQVYQLTERSDVYSFGVVLIELISSLQAVDTNRHRHDINLSNMAINKIQNHALHELVDPSLGFATNSSARRMITLVAELAFRCLQQVRDMRPSMEEVLDTLRRIENEELNADKVEVLDIVVDDLALLKGNATSSPDSSVTDKGASSSTPNSIG; via the exons ATGAATTCCCAAAGTCTTCCATGGCTCTCTTTTCTCCCTCTTCTTCCCATCCTGCAATTCTTGATCCTAATGCCTCAATTTCCCCGCGGCTCAAGCTATCCGGATTATTCAGACATTTATTATCAGAGCTGTGGAAATATGTTCAAGTGTGGTGATATCAGTAACGTGGGATATCCTTTTCGGAACTACAATGATCCTCCATACTGTGGTTATCCTGGTTTTGAGCTCTCCTGCAATGGGAGGAACACAACCATTGATATCATGAACGAGACGTATCGTGTCTTGGAAATCAATCAGGCTTCGAAAACAATGAAGATAGTCAGAGAAGATATCATGGAAGGAAATTGCCCCCAAGAATTTAACACCACTCTGGATAACTCGCTCTTCGAATATACCACCACCTACATAAACCTCACATTTCTATATGATTGCCATGGAGGAATTAATAATATTCCAGGAATAGCCACTATTCCTTGTGGGGATAGCAATGATGCTTATTTATTGCCAGCAGGAACTGGGGTTTCTGTAAATTGTAGCAGCAGTGTGATAGTTCCAGTGCCAGTAGTAGTTGGTGTTGGATATGGAGGGTCTGTTGATTCGGCGCTTTTAATGAAAACACTTAAAGAGGGGCAGGAGATTAGATGGAAGATGGATAGTAAGGCATGTGATGATTGCACTAAATCTAAGGGAAGGTGTGGATATAACACCAATCAAACTACTTGTTATTGTCCCAGCCCGCCTTATATATCTGATACTTGTTCAGTTTCTATCCCAGCAGCCTCTCCTGCATCTCCAG ATAACAGTAAGAGTAGCAATAAAAAGCCACTGGGCATAG GCCTTGGCATAGCAGGTGCTGTTCTTGCTGGTGTTGGCATTGGATGGCTAATATTTAGACAGAAAAGAAGGCGGGTTGCGGTAGTACAAACACTCGAACACGAACAAGTGCTGCCTGCTCAAACCAAGAACAAGGGCCTTCCAACTCCTCCTTCTAGCAATAGCCTTTCTTCTGATCCTTCTCCTAGGTTCATGAGAAGTATCCCCTCTTATCCTTCTTCAGGATCTGTGGCTTTATTTGGTAGAGACAGCTACTATTTCGGGGCTCAGATATTCACTTATGCTGAGCTTGAAGAAGCCACTAACAATTTTGATCAAACTAGAGAACTTGGAGATGGTGGCTTTGGCACTGTGTTCTATG GCAAGCTCCCCGATGGTCGTGTTGTTGCTGTCAAGCGCTTATACGAGAACAATTTCAAGCGTGTGGAGCAGTTCATGAATGAAGTGGAGATACTGACCAAGTTGCGACACGACAACCTTGTGGTACTATATGGATGTACATCCAAACAAAGCAGAGATCTTCTGCTTGTTTATGAATACATACCTAATGGAACAGTGGCTGATCATCTCCATGGAAAGCGGGCGAAGTCTGGTTTATTGTCTTGGCCCATCAGGTTGAAGATAGCCATCGAGACAGCCGATGCATTGGCCTTTCTGCATAAAAAAGAAATCATACATCGTGATGTCAAAACTAATAACATTCTTCTCGACAATGATTTCCATGTGAAAGTTGCTGATTTTGGGCTCTCGAGGTTGTTCCCAACCAATGTCACACATGTGTCAACCGCGCCACAAGGCACGCCTGGCTATGTTGACCCCGAGTACTATCAGGTCTATCAGCTCACCGAGAGAAGTGATGTCTACAGCTTCGGGGTGGTCCTGATAGAGCTCATCTCGTCATTACAAGCCGTGGACACCAATAGGCATCGCCATGACATCAATTTGTCGAACATGGCAATCAACAAAATCCAAAACCACGCACTGCATGAGCTCGTCGATCCAAGTCTTGGATTCGCGACTAATAGCTCGGCGAGGAGGATGATCACCCTCGTTGCAGAGTTGGCTTTCCGGTGTTTGCAACAAGTGAGAGATATGAGGCCTTCGATGGAAGAAGTGTTGGATACTCTAAGACGAATCGAGAACGAAGAGTTGAATGCTGACAAGGTGGAGGTATTGGACATTGTGGTAGATGATCTTGCCCTTCTAAAGGGTAATGCCACCTCTTCACCTGATTCTAGTGTTACTGATAAGGGGGCAAGCAGTTCTACACCAAACTCCATTGGGTGA
- the LOC116020955 gene encoding LEAF RUST 10 DISEASE-RESISTANCE LOCUS RECEPTOR-LIKE PROTEIN KINASE-like 1.4 isoform X2 — protein sequence MNPAILFLFIILLIQAPLALCQFNSSSVYEACAESFSCGDIDGIGYPFWGGSQPEYCGHPSFGLSCNDESHPEISILSVKYKVLDISSQAATIVRDDLLSNICPSNPQRTSLDLNLFSYTPSGNQNITLFYGCTITNPAVSSASIPYLINCTEDISDSNKNVLWSPGTGLPTIPGISSSIFRCGSDIFVTITQEAFDALVNVSLTVTEDLLRTYVSGGFSVNWKANNSLCDNCTDSGGRCGSNGDPISTQFICYIDNSKSSNKKPLGIGLGIAGAVLAGVGIGWLIFRQKRRRVAVVQTLEHEQVLPAQTKNKGLPTPPSSNSLSSDPSPRFMRSIPSYPSSGSVALFGRDSYYFGAQIFTYAELEEATNNFDQTRELGDGGFGTVFYGKLPDGRVVAVKRLYENNFKRVEQFMNEVEILTKLRHDNLVVLYGCTSKQSRDLLLVYEYIPNGTVADHLHGKRAKSGLLSWPIRLKIAIETADALAFLHKKEIIHRDVKTNNILLDNDFHVKVADFGLSRLFPTNVTHVSTAPQGTPGYVDPEYYQVYQLTERSDVYSFGVVLIELISSLQAVDTNRHRHDINLSNMAINKIQNHALHELVDPSLGFATNSSARRMITLVAELAFRCLQQVRDMRPSMEEVLDTLRRIENEELNADKVEVLDIVVDDLALLKGNATSSPDSSVTDKGASSSTPNSIG from the exons ATGAATCCAGCCATCTTGTTTCTCTTCATCATCCTGTTAATCCAGGCGCCTCTAGCTTTGTGTCAATTTAATAGCAGCAGTGTGTATGAGGCCTGCGCCGAGTCATTCAGTTGCGGCGATATTGATGGAATAGGCTATCCTTTCTGGGGAGGGAGTCAACCGGAATACTGCGGCCACCCGAGTTTTGGGCTGAGCTGCAATGATGAGTCCCACCCGGAAATTAGTATCCTATCGGTGAAATACAAAGTTTTAGATATCAGCAGCCAGGCAGCCACTATTGTGAGAGATGATCTGTTAAGCAATATTTGTCCCTCCAATCCTCAAAGAACATCCTTGGACTTGAACCTCTTCAGTTACACTCCCTCTGGTAACCAGAACATTACCCTGTTCTACGGTTGCACCATCACAAACCCTGCTGTTTCATCAGCTTCAATTCCCTACCTCATCAACTGCACTGAAGACATTTCCGACTCGAATAAAAATGTCCTCTGGTCGCCTGGTACAGGATTGCCAACTATCCCTGGTATCTCAAGTAGTATCTTCAGGTGCGGGAGTGACATCTTTGTTACTATCACTCAAGAAGCTTTTGACGCTTTAGTTAACGTTTCCCTTACCGTTACGGAGGACCTCCTAAGAACATATGTGAGTGGTGGTTTTTCTGTGAATTGGAAAGCAAATAATAGCTTATGCGACAACTGTACTGACTCAGGGGGACGATGCGGTTCCAATGGCGATcccatttcaacacaatttatTTGCTACATTG ATAACAGTAAGAGTAGCAATAAAAAGCCACTGGGCATAG GCCTTGGCATAGCAGGTGCTGTTCTTGCTGGTGTTGGCATTGGATGGCTAATATTTAGACAGAAAAGAAGGCGGGTTGCGGTAGTACAAACACTCGAACACGAACAAGTGCTGCCTGCTCAAACCAAGAACAAGGGCCTTCCAACTCCTCCTTCTAGCAATAGCCTTTCTTCTGATCCTTCTCCTAGGTTCATGAGAAGTATCCCCTCTTATCCTTCTTCAGGATCTGTGGCTTTATTTGGTAGAGACAGCTACTATTTCGGGGCTCAGATATTCACTTATGCTGAGCTTGAAGAAGCCACTAACAATTTTGATCAAACTAGAGAACTTGGAGATGGTGGCTTTGGCACTGTGTTCTATG GCAAGCTCCCCGATGGTCGTGTTGTTGCTGTCAAGCGCTTATACGAGAACAATTTCAAGCGTGTGGAGCAGTTCATGAATGAAGTGGAGATACTGACCAAGTTGCGACACGACAACCTTGTGGTACTATATGGATGTACATCCAAACAAAGCAGAGATCTTCTGCTTGTTTATGAATACATACCTAATGGAACAGTGGCTGATCATCTCCATGGAAAGCGGGCGAAGTCTGGTTTATTGTCTTGGCCCATCAGGTTGAAGATAGCCATCGAGACAGCCGATGCATTGGCCTTTCTGCATAAAAAAGAAATCATACATCGTGATGTCAAAACTAATAACATTCTTCTCGACAATGATTTCCATGTGAAAGTTGCTGATTTTGGGCTCTCGAGGTTGTTCCCAACCAATGTCACACATGTGTCAACCGCGCCACAAGGCACGCCTGGCTATGTTGACCCCGAGTACTATCAGGTCTATCAGCTCACCGAGAGAAGTGATGTCTACAGCTTCGGGGTGGTCCTGATAGAGCTCATCTCGTCATTACAAGCCGTGGACACCAATAGGCATCGCCATGACATCAATTTGTCGAACATGGCAATCAACAAAATCCAAAACCACGCACTGCATGAGCTCGTCGATCCAAGTCTTGGATTCGCGACTAATAGCTCGGCGAGGAGGATGATCACCCTCGTTGCAGAGTTGGCTTTCCGGTGTTTGCAACAAGTGAGAGATATGAGGCCTTCGATGGAAGAAGTGTTGGATACTCTAAGACGAATCGAGAACGAAGAGTTGAATGCTGACAAGGTGGAGGTATTGGACATTGTGGTAGATGATCTTGCCCTTCTAAAGGGTAATGCCACCTCTTCACCTGATTCTAGTGTTACTGATAAGGGGGCAAGCAGTTCTACACCAAACTCCATTGGGTGA